In a single window of the Myxococcus guangdongensis genome:
- a CDS encoding NUDIX hydrolase — MRQRHSSVTDIEIIEDFSSTARCDEGFLRVKRLRCRNRRADGSSSSVYRVDVVDRPRLDAVAVLVYRRGAAGLEVLTRMNLRPAAYFRKDQRDAMTVPDPGAGYLRVEEIVAGLLEPEDKGEEGLRKRAAAEVHEEAGYPVRPEDIQLLGGSFFLAPGILSEKVFPAAVDVTDVSQEEPEGDGSPLEEGTQLHWRPLQEVLEACRRGDIPDAKTEVALTRLLARWG, encoded by the coding sequence ATGCGGCAGCGTCATTCCAGTGTGACTGACATCGAGATCATCGAGGATTTCTCGTCTACGGCGCGCTGCGACGAAGGCTTCCTCCGAGTGAAGCGGCTGCGGTGTCGAAACCGACGCGCGGATGGTTCCTCGTCGTCCGTGTACCGCGTGGATGTGGTGGACCGGCCCCGGTTGGACGCGGTCGCGGTGCTGGTCTATCGACGCGGTGCGGCGGGGCTCGAGGTCCTGACGCGGATGAACCTCCGGCCCGCGGCGTACTTCCGGAAGGATCAGCGCGACGCGATGACGGTGCCGGACCCGGGCGCGGGCTACCTGCGGGTGGAGGAGATCGTCGCGGGGCTGCTGGAGCCGGAGGACAAGGGCGAGGAGGGCCTGAGGAAGCGCGCGGCGGCGGAGGTCCACGAGGAGGCGGGCTATCCGGTGAGGCCCGAGGACATCCAGCTTTTGGGCGGCTCGTTCTTCCTGGCGCCGGGCATCCTGTCGGAGAAGGTCTTCCCCGCGGCGGTGGACGTCACGGACGTGTCTCAGGAGGAGCCGGAGGGAGATGGCTCGCCCCTGGAAGAGGGGACGCAGCTGCACTGGCGCCCGCTGCAGGAGGTGCTGGAGGCGTGCCGGCGCGGAGACATCCCCGACGCGAAGACGGAGGTGGCGCTCACGAGGTTGCTCGCCCGATGGGGCTGA
- a CDS encoding response regulator translates to MDLPFETGEGDGGEGGTLASTVLVVDDEPVVLDICARLLERESDLVVLVAASAEEALPILGEQRIDVLVTDKNLPGMGGVELVAQARTLQPTLEALMITAYASSESVIAAFAAGASDYILKPFDDLRVLRAKVRAALERRTSGTRVREQAREVAREAAALLAAGQDAPEPAHVALEEELRAYEESSRQVQAGRVAVVGSVEALESLRESGFEVRELPPYAPELEEVDVVVVETGDPQWRTLAERLQSRPPDVLLLASPEADLGDLLEAITLRMDLVGFGTTQGASVLPEKVRMLLLRRGVQRAQDRLAAALTTFRQSILAPSA, encoded by the coding sequence ATGGATCTCCCGTTCGAGACCGGTGAGGGCGACGGTGGGGAGGGGGGAACGCTCGCCTCGACGGTGTTGGTGGTGGACGACGAGCCGGTCGTGCTCGACATCTGCGCCCGCTTGTTGGAGCGCGAGTCGGACCTCGTGGTGCTGGTGGCGGCGAGCGCGGAGGAGGCGCTGCCGATACTGGGTGAGCAGCGCATCGACGTGCTGGTGACGGACAAGAACCTGCCCGGCATGGGCGGGGTGGAGCTCGTCGCGCAGGCGCGGACGCTGCAGCCCACGTTGGAGGCGCTGATGATTACGGCCTACGCGAGCAGCGAGTCCGTCATCGCGGCCTTCGCGGCGGGGGCGAGCGACTACATCCTCAAGCCCTTCGACGACCTGCGGGTGCTGCGCGCCAAGGTGCGCGCGGCGCTGGAGCGGCGCACGTCCGGGACACGCGTTCGCGAGCAGGCGCGGGAGGTGGCCCGCGAGGCCGCCGCGTTGTTGGCCGCGGGGCAGGACGCGCCGGAGCCCGCGCACGTGGCGCTGGAGGAGGAGCTCCGGGCCTACGAGGAGTCGTCACGTCAGGTCCAGGCGGGCCGCGTGGCGGTGGTGGGCAGCGTCGAGGCGTTGGAGTCGCTGCGCGAGTCCGGTTTCGAGGTGCGCGAGCTGCCGCCGTACGCGCCGGAGCTCGAGGAAGTGGACGTGGTGGTGGTGGAGACGGGAGATCCGCAGTGGCGCACGTTGGCGGAGCGCCTCCAGAGCCGGCCCCCGGATGTGCTGCTGCTGGCCAGTCCCGAGGCGGACCTGGGCGACCTGCTGGAGGCCATCACCCTGCGCATGGACCTGGTGGGCTTCGGGACCACGCAGGGCGCGAGCGTCCTTCCGGAGAAGGTGCGGATGCTGCTGCTTCGCCGCGGTGTCCAGCGCGCGCAGGACCGACTGGCCGCCGCGCTCACCACGTTCCGCCAGAGCATCCTCGCGCCGTCGGCTTGA
- a CDS encoding pyruvate dehydrogenase complex dihydrolipoamide acetyltransferase yields MATPIQMPSLSPTMTEGKIVKWLKKVGDKVTSGEAIAELETDKSNLEIEAYDDGYLLEIVVGENQTAPVGAPIAYVGAKGEKVAAGGAPAPKAAAPAPAAAPAPKAAAPEAPKPAAPAASGGGDRIAIQLPSLSPTMTEGKIVKWLKKVGDKVSSGEALAELETDKSNLEIEAYDDGTLAEIVVGENQTAPVGSPIAYLTPKGGKAAAAAPAPAPKAAAPEAPKPAPAAQPVQAAAPQAPSASGGRRVRASPLAKKIAQVRGLDIAQVQGSGPSGRVVKRDIEEALAKGGAKAPAQAPSAPAVRKGPAAPTVARAESRTEPLSSMRKVIAQRMTEVKPGVPHFYLTIEVEMDAAVKVREEAKAMDLKVSVNDLIVKAVAMAVRRYPKVNVSLQGDQVIHHGSVDVGIAVALEQGLITPIVRDADTKGLQALATEIRELAERARKRALKPEEYTGGSITVSNLGMYGIDNFAAIINPPQASILAVGAVTDKVVVRDGQMVIRKMMSATLSCDHRIVDGAIGAEFLRELRGLLEHPTRLLF; encoded by the coding sequence ATGGCCACGCCCATTCAGATGCCGAGCCTGTCCCCGACGATGACGGAGGGGAAGATCGTCAAGTGGCTGAAGAAGGTGGGGGACAAGGTCACCTCCGGTGAGGCCATCGCCGAACTGGAGACGGACAAGTCCAACCTGGAGATCGAAGCCTACGACGACGGCTACCTGCTGGAGATCGTCGTCGGCGAGAACCAGACGGCCCCCGTCGGCGCCCCCATCGCCTATGTCGGCGCAAAGGGGGAGAAGGTCGCTGCCGGTGGCGCGCCCGCGCCGAAGGCCGCTGCTCCCGCGCCCGCCGCTGCTCCCGCGCCGAAGGCCGCCGCGCCCGAGGCCCCCAAGCCCGCGGCTCCGGCCGCGTCCGGTGGTGGGGACCGCATCGCCATCCAGTTGCCGAGCCTGTCCCCGACGATGACGGAGGGGAAGATCGTCAAGTGGTTGAAGAAGGTGGGGGACAAGGTCTCCTCCGGCGAGGCCCTGGCCGAGCTGGAGACGGACAAGTCCAACCTGGAGATCGAGGCGTACGACGACGGGACGCTGGCGGAGATCGTCGTCGGTGAGAACCAGACGGCCCCGGTCGGCTCGCCCATCGCGTACCTCACGCCCAAGGGAGGCAAGGCGGCCGCCGCCGCGCCTGCTCCCGCGCCGAAGGCCGCCGCGCCCGAGGCCCCCAAGCCGGCTCCGGCCGCGCAGCCGGTCCAGGCCGCTGCTCCGCAGGCGCCTTCCGCGTCCGGGGGGCGCCGGGTCCGGGCCAGTCCGCTCGCCAAGAAGATCGCCCAGGTGCGCGGGCTGGACATCGCGCAGGTGCAGGGCTCGGGTCCCTCGGGTCGCGTGGTGAAGCGCGACATCGAGGAGGCGCTGGCGAAGGGTGGAGCGAAGGCCCCCGCGCAGGCGCCGTCCGCGCCGGCCGTGAGGAAGGGCCCCGCTGCGCCGACGGTGGCGCGCGCGGAGTCCCGCACCGAGCCTCTGTCCTCCATGCGCAAGGTCATCGCGCAGCGGATGACGGAGGTGAAGCCCGGCGTGCCGCACTTCTATCTCACCATCGAGGTGGAGATGGACGCCGCGGTGAAGGTGCGCGAGGAGGCGAAGGCGATGGACCTCAAGGTCTCCGTCAACGACCTCATCGTGAAGGCCGTGGCCATGGCCGTGCGCCGCTACCCGAAGGTCAACGTGTCGCTGCAGGGTGACCAGGTCATCCACCACGGTTCGGTGGACGTGGGCATCGCGGTGGCGCTGGAGCAGGGCCTCATCACCCCCATCGTCCGCGACGCGGACACCAAGGGGCTGCAGGCGCTGGCCACGGAGATTCGCGAGCTGGCGGAGCGCGCGCGCAAGCGGGCCCTCAAGCCCGAGGAGTACACGGGCGGCTCCATCACCGTGAGCAACCTGGGCATGTACGGCATCGACAACTTCGCCGCCATCATCAACCCGCCGCAGGCCTCCATCCTCGCGGTGGGCGCGGTGACGGACAAGGTCGTGGTGCGCGACGGGCAGATGGTCATCCGCAAGATGATGTCGGCCACGCTGTCGTGTGACCACCGCATCGTCGACGGTGCCATCGGCGCGGAGTTCCTCCGCGAGCTGCGCGGCCTGTTGGAGCACCCCACGCGGCTGCTCTTCTAG
- the pdhA gene encoding pyruvate dehydrogenase (acetyl-transferring) E1 component subunit alpha: MASPYSKEQLLTMYRKMYLIRRFEERAGQQYTLGKIAGFCHLYIGQEAVAVGPVEAIRQDDYMLSAYRDHGQPLARGSDAGMVMAELFGRGSGYSKGKGGSMHIFDIEHHFYGGYGIVGGQIPLAAGMAFASRYRNEDRVTVCYFGDAAANQGALHETFNMASKWKLPVIYICENNRYGMGTAIARTSAVPEIYKRAAAYDMRGEPVDGMDVLKMYEAVKDAAAWCRAGKGPVLLEANTYRFRGHSMADPANYRTKQEVEEERKNDPIPKLRDYALKNGLGADADFERIEEEVKAQVDAAVKFADESPEPSLEELWRDTIVEPGEEDVRPRERVLGTKVTNWPKYPSGQELKVTWDLEPRAQAEAADKKAGLSN; the protein is encoded by the coding sequence GTGGCCAGCCCGTACTCGAAAGAACAGCTGTTGACGATGTACCGGAAGATGTACCTCATCCGCCGTTTCGAGGAGCGCGCGGGCCAGCAGTACACGCTGGGGAAGATCGCCGGCTTCTGCCACCTGTACATCGGGCAGGAGGCGGTGGCGGTGGGGCCCGTGGAGGCCATCCGCCAGGACGACTACATGCTCAGCGCCTACCGCGACCACGGCCAGCCCCTGGCGCGCGGCAGCGACGCGGGCATGGTGATGGCGGAGCTGTTCGGCCGGGGCTCGGGCTACAGCAAGGGCAAGGGCGGCTCGATGCACATCTTCGACATCGAGCACCACTTCTACGGGGGCTACGGCATCGTCGGCGGGCAGATTCCGCTCGCGGCGGGCATGGCCTTCGCCAGCCGCTATCGCAATGAAGACCGCGTGACGGTCTGCTACTTCGGCGACGCGGCGGCCAACCAGGGCGCGCTCCATGAGACGTTCAACATGGCGTCCAAGTGGAAGCTGCCGGTCATCTACATCTGCGAGAACAACCGCTACGGCATGGGCACGGCCATCGCGCGCACGTCGGCGGTGCCGGAGATCTACAAGCGCGCCGCGGCGTACGACATGCGCGGTGAGCCGGTGGACGGCATGGACGTGCTGAAGATGTACGAGGCCGTGAAGGACGCGGCCGCGTGGTGCCGCGCGGGCAAGGGCCCGGTGCTGCTGGAGGCGAACACGTACCGCTTCCGGGGCCACTCGATGGCGGACCCGGCCAACTACCGCACCAAGCAGGAGGTGGAGGAGGAGCGCAAGAACGACCCCATCCCCAAGCTGCGCGACTACGCCCTCAAGAATGGCCTGGGGGCGGACGCCGACTTCGAGCGCATCGAGGAAGAGGTGAAGGCGCAGGTGGACGCCGCGGTGAAGTTCGCGGACGAGTCCCCGGAGCCGAGCCTGGAGGAGCTGTGGCGCGACACCATCGTCGAGCCGGGCGAGGAGGACGTGCGCCCGCGTGAGCGCGTGCTCGGCACGAAGGTGACGAACTGGCCGAAGTACCCGAGCGGCCAGGAGCTGAAGGTCACCTGGGACCTGGAGCCGCGCGCGCAGGCGGAAGCCGCGGACAAGAAGGCGGGCCTGAGCAACTAG
- a CDS encoding HAD family hydrolase encodes MAHEDFKKRIRDDWRDSLHAILAKARSLGEQAVLAFDLDSTLLDNRERQARILREYGAAHSVEPLSTCAAHHWNSGWDMREAMRACGLEASLVERHFEPARQYWGERFFTSEYCAVDEAIEGAAAFTHAVVGTGARLVYVTGRHEGMREGSVACMRRLGMAIPDGERVMLVMKPAPYDDDDAFKREAHAQLGRLGTVVAAFDNEPTHANDYRRRFPDATVIHLATDHSGRPVTLLDGIISVPHFTRVS; translated from the coding sequence ATGGCCCACGAAGACTTCAAGAAGCGCATCCGCGACGACTGGCGCGACAGCCTCCACGCCATCCTGGCCAAGGCCCGCTCGCTCGGCGAGCAGGCGGTGCTCGCGTTCGACCTGGACTCCACCCTGCTCGACAACCGGGAGCGCCAGGCGCGCATCCTCCGGGAATACGGCGCGGCGCACTCGGTGGAGCCGCTCTCCACGTGCGCGGCCCACCACTGGAACTCCGGCTGGGACATGCGCGAGGCGATGCGCGCGTGCGGCCTGGAGGCGTCCCTGGTGGAGCGGCACTTCGAGCCCGCGCGCCAGTACTGGGGCGAGCGCTTCTTCACCAGCGAGTACTGCGCGGTGGACGAGGCCATCGAGGGCGCGGCGGCCTTCACGCACGCGGTGGTGGGCACGGGCGCGCGTCTCGTCTACGTCACGGGCCGTCACGAGGGCATGCGCGAGGGCTCCGTCGCCTGCATGCGCCGCCTCGGCATGGCCATCCCGGACGGGGAGCGGGTGATGCTCGTGATGAAGCCCGCGCCCTACGACGACGACGATGCGTTCAAGCGCGAGGCCCACGCGCAACTGGGCCGGCTGGGGACCGTGGTGGCCGCCTTCGACAACGAGCCCACCCACGCCAACGACTACCGGCGCCGCTTCCCCGACGCCACCGTGATTCATCTGGCCACGGATCATTCCGGCCGGCCCGTGACGCTGCTGGACGGCATCATCAGCGTGCCGCATTTCACGCGGGTTTCCTGA
- a CDS encoding DUF2795 domain-containing protein, translating into MTRERLVQGVSELEERVGPPLPLAQSLHQALLGAVFPLTAEELTWVARENEAPPTVLSLLGALPRGRFASVDAVAVALEQDTRDALASPDAPTPVLTSTR; encoded by the coding sequence ATGACACGCGAACGGCTTGTCCAGGGTGTGTCGGAGTTGGAGGAGCGGGTGGGCCCGCCGCTGCCTCTCGCGCAGTCGCTGCACCAGGCCCTGCTCGGCGCGGTGTTCCCCCTCACCGCGGAAGAGCTCACCTGGGTGGCTCGTGAGAACGAGGCCCCGCCCACGGTGCTCTCGCTGCTGGGTGCCCTCCCCAGGGGCCGCTTCGCCTCCGTGGACGCGGTGGCGGTGGCCCTGGAGCAGGACACCCGCGACGCGCTGGCGTCCCCGGACGCACCCACGCCCGTCCTCACCTCCACTCGCTGA
- a CDS encoding MFS transporter: MSSLPPWLANLLPILILLGAVALVLARLPKVELGHTDAFRRRRFFNWFPLGMTYAFLYMGRYNVNEATSAMKGHTSNADFGTIFFWGTLVYGFAFLINGPLTDRLGGRKTILLSAAGSSVANVLMGVVVYKVLTEGWQPPGGIVGTLSFLYAVNMYFQSFGAVSIVKVNASWFHVRERGQLGGVFGILISLGVYFAYDWSRFIARAAPTYWVFFVPAAILAAFVVLDFFVIRDTPSHTGHPDFDTADASSGEVASSSVWEVFKKMISNRTIIIILMVEFCSGFMRNAIMQWYPKFAKATGLSESFVAANWGMLLCVAGITGGMFAGVISDRVFDSRRGPVSTVLYAGMSVGAVATLFLLNSPALGWTVIFMSLCVIGVHGMLSGTASMDFGGKKNAGLAVGIIDGAVYAGTALQAILLGRILPAGEVAKDPNNWGNWPLAMLPLSFAGLLLATRVWNARPQAKAAPVGGASAVTQPVATQKTGTGG, translated from the coding sequence ATGTCGTCGCTGCCCCCGTGGTTGGCCAACCTGTTGCCCATCCTCATCCTGCTGGGAGCGGTCGCGCTCGTGCTCGCGCGGCTGCCCAAGGTGGAGCTGGGCCACACGGACGCCTTCCGCCGCCGCCGCTTCTTCAACTGGTTCCCGCTGGGGATGACGTACGCGTTCCTCTACATGGGGCGCTACAACGTCAACGAAGCCACCAGCGCGATGAAGGGCCACACGTCCAACGCGGACTTCGGCACCATCTTCTTCTGGGGCACGCTCGTCTACGGATTCGCGTTCCTCATCAACGGACCGCTGACGGACAGGCTCGGCGGTCGGAAGACCATCCTGCTGTCGGCCGCGGGCTCGTCGGTGGCCAACGTGCTGATGGGCGTGGTCGTCTACAAGGTGCTGACGGAAGGCTGGCAGCCGCCGGGCGGCATCGTGGGGACGCTGTCGTTCCTCTACGCCGTCAACATGTACTTCCAGAGCTTCGGCGCGGTCTCCATCGTCAAGGTGAACGCGTCCTGGTTCCACGTGCGCGAGCGCGGGCAGCTGGGCGGCGTCTTCGGCATCCTCATCTCGCTGGGCGTCTACTTCGCCTACGACTGGAGCCGCTTCATCGCCAGGGCGGCGCCCACGTACTGGGTGTTCTTCGTGCCGGCGGCCATTCTCGCGGCCTTCGTGGTGCTGGACTTCTTCGTCATCCGCGACACGCCCAGCCACACGGGTCACCCGGACTTCGACACCGCGGACGCGTCCAGCGGCGAGGTGGCGTCCAGCAGCGTGTGGGAAGTCTTCAAGAAGATGATCAGCAACCGCACCATCATCATCATCCTGATGGTGGAGTTCTGCAGCGGCTTCATGCGCAACGCCATCATGCAGTGGTACCCCAAGTTCGCGAAGGCGACGGGCCTGTCGGAGTCGTTCGTCGCGGCCAACTGGGGCATGCTGCTGTGTGTCGCGGGCATCACCGGCGGCATGTTCGCGGGCGTCATCAGCGACCGCGTGTTCGACTCGCGGCGCGGGCCCGTGTCGACGGTGCTCTATGCGGGCATGAGCGTGGGCGCGGTGGCCACGCTGTTCCTGCTCAACAGCCCGGCGCTCGGCTGGACGGTCATCTTCATGTCCCTGTGTGTCATCGGCGTGCACGGCATGCTGTCGGGCACGGCGAGCATGGACTTCGGCGGCAAGAAGAACGCGGGCCTCGCGGTGGGCATCATCGACGGCGCCGTCTATGCGGGCACCGCCCTCCAGGCCATCCTGCTGGGTCGCATCCTCCCGGCGGGAGAGGTGGCCAAGGACCCCAACAACTGGGGCAACTGGCCGCTGGCCATGCTGCCCCTGTCCTTCGCGGGCCTGCTGCTGGCCACGCGGGTGTGGAACGCCCGCCCCCAGGCCAAGGCGGCCCCCGTCGGGGGGGCCTCGGCGGTCACCCAACCCGTTGCAACCCAGAAGACCGGTACGGGAGGCTGA
- a CDS encoding sensor histidine kinase, which produces MNPSELPAVLYVDDDALNLRVFDANFGQRFRIFRSASPSEALALLEQRKGEIGVILSDQRMPGMTGVELLERARSIAPDAKRMLVTAYADMQAVIDAVNRGQVTRYFVKPWDRSELQAALDDALKIARLELRIREVEGRMMKSERLATLGQVTAGIAHELMGPVGYLSQNVSSLQRDLTSVIQYVSKHLSADPNPSVAETVEDLPALIKDLSDGAEHLRQVALGLRAQARGEDMEATADVAEVVSFAVKLARAEVRDRARLTSNGEAVRVIFGPVKLCQVLLNLVVNAAQAMSGTGRQGRIEVRWTVRPDDVVLTVADNGCGIPVDLQERVFQPLFTTKPVGIGTGLGLSICRELVAQAGGNLRLSSTPGEGTDIEITLRRAPPL; this is translated from the coding sequence ATGAACCCGTCTGAACTGCCCGCGGTGCTGTACGTCGACGATGACGCGCTGAACCTGCGGGTCTTCGACGCGAACTTCGGACAGCGCTTCCGCATCTTCCGCAGCGCGTCTCCCAGCGAGGCGCTGGCGTTGCTCGAGCAGCGCAAGGGGGAGATTGGCGTCATCCTCTCCGACCAGCGGATGCCGGGGATGACGGGCGTGGAGCTGCTGGAGCGCGCGCGTTCGATTGCGCCCGACGCCAAGCGCATGCTCGTCACGGCGTACGCGGACATGCAGGCGGTCATCGACGCGGTGAACCGCGGCCAGGTGACGCGCTACTTCGTCAAGCCGTGGGATCGCTCGGAGCTGCAGGCGGCGCTGGACGACGCGCTGAAGATTGCCCGGCTGGAGCTGCGCATCCGCGAGGTGGAAGGGCGGATGATGAAGTCGGAGCGTCTGGCCACGCTGGGGCAGGTGACGGCGGGAATCGCGCACGAGCTGATGGGCCCGGTGGGCTACCTGTCGCAGAACGTGTCCTCGCTGCAGCGGGATTTGACGAGCGTCATCCAGTACGTGTCCAAGCACCTGTCCGCGGACCCGAACCCGTCGGTGGCGGAGACGGTGGAGGACCTGCCCGCGCTCATCAAGGACCTGTCGGACGGCGCCGAGCACCTTCGCCAGGTGGCGTTGGGCTTGAGGGCCCAGGCGCGCGGCGAGGACATGGAGGCCACCGCGGACGTGGCCGAAGTGGTGTCCTTCGCGGTGAAGCTGGCGCGGGCGGAGGTGAGAGACCGCGCGCGGCTGACGAGCAACGGCGAGGCGGTGCGCGTCATCTTCGGGCCGGTGAAGCTGTGCCAGGTGCTGCTCAACCTCGTGGTGAACGCCGCGCAGGCGATGTCGGGCACGGGGCGCCAGGGACGCATCGAGGTCCGCTGGACGGTGCGGCCCGACGACGTGGTGCTGACGGTGGCGGACAACGGCTGCGGAATCCCCGTGGACCTGCAGGAGCGCGTGTTCCAGCCGCTGTTCACCACGAAGCCGGTGGGAATCGGCACGGGCCTGGGCCTGTCCATCTGCCGCGAGCTGGTGGCGCAGGCGGGTGGCAACCTGCGGCTGTCGTCCACGCCCGGTGAGGGCACGGACATCGAAATCACCCTCCGGCGAGCCCCGCCCCTCTGA
- a CDS encoding bifunctional metallophosphatase/5'-nucleotidase — protein MRRLLLGLFCALVSASCMPVMEGQDYHLEGQEVRLTLLHTSDIHSRLIPYDFAPLKTDQDLGLIPEAGPFGGATRMAAVLKRERAKGERVLHVDSGDCFQGAPIFNLNNGEVEFRFLSQARLDAAVIGNHEFDAGALNFTNQAKQFASFPLLAANYNWNDWRQNGSNETALEAAPYTIRNVKGLRVAILGMANISSLNSIVEGGNSLQVTPLEQNEVVRAYVDLLRPVSDLIVIVSHLGLTEDQDVIQGYEAYYEYGRARSFIRRDKNPWQVLEWFGPEGNDKSVVRVHIPGVSGVDVVMGGHLHVVLNPPQLLADPSGRKVVLSHSGAFAKYVGRLELVVKMPEVLGSGEGGEVVSQDYRVFPLDRLWCNEAMRKYRYDSNIFWEDGQFIQTPEVRAAMEACETQEDRPTTHLLQPYIIGMDMRLQLTNIFSYAPADVTRRNNSTGGDSPLGNIAADSMRKRRRVDAQMALTNSLGIRDNLYAGVITQESMFNVFPFENTINIMYLSGKEMQEMFNFVAERSAERGCVSQAQISGAKFTMDCAQVQINDLRISCDIALKGADCPPESRTGHAPWQCLQDESSASSRGRCYANPGTDIRIGPEPLNPFGTYRVAVNDYIAKGGSGFNVLKRNTTRQETGISLRDSLIGYMQDFCTCDDINAGHATRGNKPGAQSCGSLVNGQWVVNDRLRAACREMQDYKNELEVRVGSCTCGDLLRNGFNPAGCGVDTITNPDQARAACIAAKQVGTCTCGDLAARGYNPEGCNIPDVTEPVEVQAACALSPGPFTGRCDCREILSGSNPVCGTVTQQLRNFCDNPTAMPIADAVEDGRIGRRVK, from the coding sequence ATGCGTCGCCTCCTGCTCGGCCTCTTCTGCGCCCTGGTCTCGGCCTCATGCATGCCAGTGATGGAAGGCCAGGACTACCACCTCGAGGGGCAGGAGGTGCGGCTGACGCTCCTTCATACCTCGGACATCCACTCACGCCTCATCCCCTACGACTTCGCGCCGCTGAAGACGGACCAGGACCTGGGACTCATCCCGGAGGCCGGTCCGTTCGGTGGCGCCACGCGCATGGCCGCGGTGCTCAAGCGCGAGCGCGCCAAGGGTGAGCGGGTGCTGCACGTGGACTCGGGCGACTGCTTCCAGGGCGCCCCCATCTTCAACCTCAACAACGGTGAAGTGGAGTTCCGCTTCCTGTCGCAGGCCCGGCTGGACGCCGCGGTCATCGGCAACCACGAGTTCGACGCGGGCGCGCTGAACTTCACCAACCAGGCCAAGCAGTTCGCCTCCTTCCCGCTGCTCGCCGCCAACTACAACTGGAACGACTGGCGGCAGAACGGCAGCAACGAGACGGCGCTGGAGGCCGCGCCGTACACCATCCGCAACGTCAAGGGCCTGCGGGTCGCCATCCTCGGCATGGCGAACATCTCCTCGCTCAACTCCATCGTCGAGGGTGGCAACAGCCTCCAGGTGACGCCGCTGGAGCAGAACGAGGTGGTGCGCGCGTACGTGGACCTGCTGCGGCCGGTCTCCGACCTCATCGTCATCGTCAGCCACCTGGGCCTCACTGAGGACCAGGACGTCATCCAGGGCTACGAGGCCTATTACGAGTACGGCCGCGCCCGCTCCTTCATCCGCCGCGACAAGAACCCCTGGCAGGTGCTCGAGTGGTTCGGCCCCGAGGGCAACGACAAGTCGGTGGTGCGCGTCCACATCCCGGGCGTCAGCGGCGTGGACGTGGTGATGGGCGGCCACCTGCACGTGGTGCTCAACCCGCCGCAGCTGCTCGCGGACCCCAGCGGCCGCAAGGTGGTGCTGTCGCACTCCGGCGCGTTCGCCAAGTACGTGGGCCGGCTGGAGCTGGTCGTGAAGATGCCGGAGGTGCTCGGCAGCGGCGAGGGCGGCGAGGTCGTCAGCCAGGACTACCGCGTGTTCCCGCTCGACAGGCTCTGGTGCAACGAGGCCATGCGCAAGTACCGGTATGACTCGAACATCTTCTGGGAGGACGGCCAGTTCATCCAGACCCCGGAGGTCCGCGCGGCCATGGAGGCCTGCGAGACGCAGGAGGACCGCCCGACGACGCACCTGCTCCAGCCCTACATCATCGGCATGGACATGCGGCTGCAGCTCACCAACATCTTCTCGTACGCGCCCGCGGACGTGACGCGCCGGAACAACTCCACGGGGGGTGACTCGCCCTTGGGCAACATCGCCGCGGACTCGATGCGCAAGCGTCGCCGCGTCGATGCGCAGATGGCACTCACCAACTCGCTGGGCATCCGCGACAACCTCTACGCGGGCGTCATCACCCAGGAGTCGATGTTCAACGTGTTCCCGTTCGAGAACACCATCAACATCATGTACCTCTCCGGCAAGGAGATGCAGGAGATGTTCAACTTCGTCGCCGAGCGCTCCGCCGAGCGCGGCTGCGTCAGCCAGGCGCAGATCTCCGGCGCGAAGTTCACCATGGACTGCGCCCAGGTGCAGATCAACGACCTGCGCATCTCCTGCGACATCGCCTTGAAGGGCGCCGACTGTCCCCCGGAGAGCCGCACCGGCCACGCGCCGTGGCAGTGCCTCCAGGACGAGAGCAGCGCCTCGAGCCGTGGCCGCTGCTACGCCAACCCCGGCACGGACATCCGCATCGGCCCCGAGCCGCTCAACCCCTTCGGCACCTACCGCGTGGCGGTGAACGACTACATCGCGAAGGGTGGCTCGGGCTTCAACGTGCTCAAGCGCAACACCACGCGCCAGGAGACGGGCATCTCGCTGCGTGACTCGCTCATCGGCTACATGCAGGACTTCTGCACCTGCGACGACATCAACGCGGGCCACGCGACGCGCGGCAACAAGCCGGGCGCCCAGAGCTGTGGATCCCTCGTGAATGGCCAGTGGGTGGTCAACGACCGGCTGCGCGCCGCGTGCCGGGAGATGCAGGACTACAAGAACGAGCTGGAGGTGCGCGTGGGCAGCTGCACCTGCGGCGACCTGCTGCGCAATGGCTTCAACCCGGCGGGCTGCGGCGTGGACACCATCACCAACCCGGACCAGGCCCGCGCGGCCTGCATCGCGGCCAAGCAGGTGGGCACCTGCACCTGCGGCGACCTGGCGGCCCGCGGCTACAACCCGGAGGGTTGCAACATCCCGGACGTCACCGAGCCCGTGGAGGTGCAGGCCGCCTGCGCGCTGTCCCCGGGTCCCTTCACCGGTCGGTGTGACTGCCGGGAGATCCTGAGCGGCAGCAACCCCGTGTGCGGAACCGTGACGCAGCAGCTGCGCAACTTCTGTGACAACCCGACGGCGATGCCCATCGCCGACGCCGTGGAAGACGGCCGCATCGGCCGGAGGGTGAAGTAA